Part of the Triticum urartu cultivar G1812 chromosome 2, Tu2.1, whole genome shotgun sequence genome, TCTTGAAGCAACTTTGGAGCCCCGTCTAGGTTGGAGAGGTCCAATGCGGAAAAATTGTGGGGGCTGTTGTCGGCCATGCCGAACCAGAGGTTGCCCAGCTCAGGGACATGCTCAGCCCGGCCGTACAAAGGCAGCGCCCAGCGGCCAGCCTTGCTCCACTTACAGCTAATCGTGTCGAAGCAGTAGGTGCCGACGAGGCTGTGCCGAGGGGAGGAGATGCAAATGGTGGAGCCATCAGCCAGGAGCGTGTAGGACTGGATGGATGTGGAGTTGTAGGCCGGGTTGTTGACATAGGGCGGCGGTGGAAGCCGAACCCAGTCCCAAGTCTTCTCGCCAAACATGAGTGCCTCGAAGTTGAAGGAGTTGCGGCTCGTGACAAATCTGTCGAGGACGTAGAGAGCATCGGCGCGATTGGGGGTTTCCACGTTGGTGCGGGTGATGGAGAAAGAAACAGGGCTGTCAACCTTGGGTTCGTTAAGGCAGGGAGCCGGCATGACAGAGAGGCCAGCGGCATCACAGAGCACGGTGTGGCCAGCGGCGTCCATGCAGAGCATCTTGCTATCGCCGCCGCTGCGTCGTCCATAGAAGGGCAGGAAATTGAGCCTCTTGTCATCCGAGCGGTATGCTTCGAACCTGAGCCTGGACGTAGGCATTCGCGAGATGCACTCCATATCGAACCTTGATTTTTCTGCTGCCTGTGCTTCGGCCGTGGATCGGTAGAAGAGGTGTTCCTTGGCTTTGATGCGACTGACCGTATACAAGCTGCCACCGGCACCGCCAGTGCCATACCTCTCCATCACAACATTCAGGAACTGTCGCGCCTTCATTCTATTTCTCCCCACTCCTCCTGGAAAACAGAGATGACGAATTAGAAGATGAATGAAACCCCAGAAGACAGGGCATTTCCACGAAAACAAACAAGACCGGCCAGGGAAACAAAATACGAACGTTCAACGGGCAAGAGAAATAAGGAGTGGTACCTGCGGCAGACAGATCCAAGTGTCTTCCCCTCCAATTTCACGGAATCGAAGGCGGCGGTTGCAGCGggggtggaggcggcggcggcgacggcggctgcgGCTGCGGCTGCGGCTGCGGCTGCTGCTGGGATAGGGTGTGGCATCTAGGTTTAGCCGTCTCATTTCCTTCTCCGCCTTATATATATGGTATCGACATATCATGGGCTGGCGAGCCTTATAACAGCCCACACAGGTTTTGCCGCAGGGGAGTGTGCCAGATGGGCTGGCCCAGGCGCGCGGAAGGCCTCTTTTCACCTTTTCTTCTTTTTACTTTCGTTTATACGAGTACTTCCAATATTCTAAATAAATATATAGTAGAAACCACTTTACATAAAAcatttcaaaaaatattaaccaagcatttgaaaaatgtacATGTGTGTATACAAAAAATATACAATGTGTGTGAAAAAGTTGATCATGAAATATTAATCAACCTTTTGAAATAATGTcaaacaagtatttgaaaaaacaTTATATGTATATACAACCATGTATTCAAAAAACGTTAAACTTGTATTTTAAAAAGGTTGAatatgtatacaaaaaatgttgaccatgtactCAAAGAATGTTAATCttgtattttaaaaatgttatATGTGTagagaaaaaatgttgaccatgtattccAAAAAGGTTAATCTTGTATTGTACTCCAAACATGTTAAACTTGTATTTGAAATTTTTTAATCAAGCATCTGAAAAAAGTTCAAATGTGTATAGATTTTTTTTTtgaccatgtattcaaaaaagtttaaatgtgtatagaaaaaatttTGACCTTGTATTCAAGAAATGTTGATCTTGTATCGTATTCCAAAAATGTTAAAACtgtatttgaattttttttatcaAGCTTTTAAGAAAATGTTAATCTTGTATGTGAAAGAAGTTactcaagcatttgaaaaatgttaaatatgtgtagaaaaaatgttgaccatgtattccAAAAAAAGGTTAATCTTTTATTTAATAAATGTTAAATATGTATTAGGGAAATGTATTAGATATATATGCGAAAATTGGGCACACAAAAACAGTTAAACCAAGAGAAAACAAAATAAACGATGAAAAATGAGAAGAAACAAACAAAACCAAAGAAAAACGAAGGggagaaaataaaagaaaaaaggcaatcaaaacaagaaagaaaaaaaaaggaggCGACGGATCCTGTTTCGTCACCAGGGTTTTTGTTACTGAATAGAGCAAATTTTGTAGTGTGAAGCCCAGAGAATTGTTAGCAAATCATCGACAGCCAGAGCTGGTCGGTTGGCAGAACTTTGTACAAAGCTACATCATGTCGTCAATGAACTGAACCAAAGCAACACACGAGGGAAGCATGTCAAGAACATCAAACCCTCACATCCACATGTGATCTAGATCGAAACCTCCATCTACTCATAGAACCGCTCATCATGCCACCGTTGGCAAACTTGGTAGGAAACAAAAAAATTGCCCTACGATCACCCAGGAACAATATGAATATGTATATAAGGTTTAGTTTGGATCACGATCGCTACCAACTCTGGAGTGCGGCAGAACTAGACAAGTCGGTGTAGATCATACTTGGAGTCCCTCGAACAGTCGATGAATGATCACATGAACTACCCACGAACGATACCACGAATGGAAGACCAAAAGCACAgcctctctacttggttgcaagcgtaTGGTTTTCACGATCCAGCAACGCTTCGTTGTCCAAAGCTAAACGTCGCTggagaattagagggaggagattagaaccacactCGACTTGTAAGTATGAGGATTAGATGATCTAGGTCAAGCTCGATTTCATCAACTagaactagaggaggctccaaaacttgtgtCCCAAACAGCAAAATCGTCTATTATATATGTTAGAGGGGAGAGGAGGGGTTGCCACCAAGGAGGGAAAGACCCTCCTTGGGTTGCCGACCAAGGAAGGGGGGGGCACCTCCTATTGGTGGCGCAATGCTCTTTCCACCACTTTGCCTTTTAAGGCACGTTGatattaaatta contains:
- the LOC125540075 gene encoding uncharacterized protein LOC125540075 translates to MKARQFLNVVMERYGTGGAGGSLYTVSRIKAKEHLFYRSTAEAQAAEKSRFDMECISRMPTSRLRFEAYRSDDKRLNFLPFYGRRSGGDSKMLCMDAAGHTVLCDAAGLSVMPAPCLNEPKVDSPVSFSITRTNVETPNRADALYVLDRFVTSRNSFNFEALMFGEKTWDWVRLPPPPYVNNPAYNSTSIQSYTLLADGSTICISSPRHSLVGTYCFDTISCKWSKAGRWALPLYGRAEHVPELGNLWFGMADNSPHNFSALDLSNLDGAPKLLQDWQDLDPPEDWVQMRCSLLYLGAGKFCITKFFNIGDPDTEDNTTAAVLTGVEVLCGVSGGEVVHGGSSELQMIKHKSFISYDGIQCVL